A genomic stretch from Juglans microcarpa x Juglans regia isolate MS1-56 chromosome 3S, Jm3101_v1.0, whole genome shotgun sequence includes:
- the LOC121257368 gene encoding uncharacterized protein LOC121257368 isoform X2 has translation MTRRQHQDEQSRIFYELSALVLNILRSPPSPIPFSDSLPQALTTSPSSSSSSRRPSPAAQISPAGFASLMLGISLALMLCGSVTFFIGFILMPWILGLVMVFYVAGIVSTLSMLGRSLLCYATAPPTPRKDIPAWKLL, from the exons atgacgAGAAGGCAGCATCAAGACGAGCAATCTAGAATTTTCTACGAGCTCTCCGCTCTGGTCCTCAACATCCTCAGATCCCCGCCGTCGCCGATCCCTTTCTCCGACTCTCTGCCGCAGGCTTTGACGACGTCACCgtcgtcttcttcctcctccagGCGGCCCTCTCCTGCGGCTCAGATCTCGCCGGCGGGTTTCGCTTCCCTGATGCTTGGGATTTCACTGGCCCTGATGCTATGCGGATCGGTCACTTTCTTTATCGGGTTTATATTGATGCCGTGGATTCTCGGGCTGGTCATGGTGTTCTACGTGGCTGGAATCGTATCGACCCTCTCGATGTTGGGTCGCTCCCTTCTCTGTTACGCCACTGCGCCACCCACGCCGCGAAAGGACATTCCTG CTTGGAAACTTTTGTGA
- the LOC121257368 gene encoding uncharacterized protein LOC121257368 isoform X1 has protein sequence MTRRQHQDEQSRIFYELSALVLNILRSPPSPIPFSDSLPQALTTSPSSSSSSRRPSPAAQISPAGFASLMLGISLALMLCGSVTFFIGFILMPWILGLVMVFYVAGIVSTLSMLGRSLLCYATAPPTPRKDIPVATMPFRKISDIFCPLWLPIAAAWKLL, from the exons atgacgAGAAGGCAGCATCAAGACGAGCAATCTAGAATTTTCTACGAGCTCTCCGCTCTGGTCCTCAACATCCTCAGATCCCCGCCGTCGCCGATCCCTTTCTCCGACTCTCTGCCGCAGGCTTTGACGACGTCACCgtcgtcttcttcctcctccagGCGGCCCTCTCCTGCGGCTCAGATCTCGCCGGCGGGTTTCGCTTCCCTGATGCTTGGGATTTCACTGGCCCTGATGCTATGCGGATCGGTCACTTTCTTTATCGGGTTTATATTGATGCCGTGGATTCTCGGGCTGGTCATGGTGTTCTACGTGGCTGGAATCGTATCGACCCTCTCGATGTTGGGTCGCTCCCTTCTCTGTTACGCCACTGCGCCACCCACGCCGCGAAAGGACATTCCTG TGGCCACAATGCCATTTCGGAAgatttctgatattttttgCCCACTATGGCTTCCAATTGCTGCAGCTTGGAAACTTTTGTGA
- the LOC121257372 gene encoding agamous-like MADS-box protein MADS4 isoform X2 translates to MGRGRVELKRIENKINRQVTFAKRRNGLLKKAYELSVLCDAEVALIIFSNRGKLYEFCSSSSMLKTLEKYQKCNYGAPDQTSISAREALELSSQQEYLKLKARCESLQRTQRHLLGEDLGPLSSKELESLERQLDMSLKQIRSTRTQIMLDQLTDLQHKEHMLDEANKTLRQRLVEGYHINSLQLNPNANDVGYDRQPAEAQGDGLIFHSLCEPTLQIGYQPDHDIAVATGAAGPSLNNYMPGWLP, encoded by the exons ATGGGGAGAGGGAGAGTGGAGCTGAAGAGGATCGAGAACAAGATCAACAGGCAGGTGACCTTTGCTAAGCGGAGGAACGGACTTTTGAAGAAAGCCTACGAGCTTTCCGTCCTTTGCGATGCCGAGGTTGCTCTCATCATCTTCTCCAATAGAGGAAAGCTGTACGAGTTTTGCAGCAGTTCAAG CATGCTCAAGACATTAGAGAAGTATCAGAAATGCAACTATGGAGCGCCAGATCAGACAAGCATATCTGCAAGGGAGGCGTTG GAGTTGAGTAGTCAGCAGGAATACTTGAAGCTTAAAGCACGTTGTGAATCCCTGCAGCGAACCCAAAG GCATCTTCTGGGAGAAGATCTTGGCCCTTTAAGCAGCAAAGAGCTAGAGTCACTAGAAAGGCAGCTGGACATGTCACTGAAGCAGATCAGATCAACACGG ACACAAATCATGCTGGATCAGCTCACTGATCTTCAACATAAG GAACATATGCTTGATGAAGCAAATAAGACGCTGAGACAAAGG CTGGTGGAAGGATACCACATAAATTCACTCCAACTGAATCCAAATGCCAACGATGTTGGGTACGACCGACAACCAGCTGAAGCTCAGGGTGATGGCTTAATCTTTCATTCCTTGTGTGAACCCACGTTACAAATTGG ATATCAGCCTGATCATGATATAGCAGTCGCCACAGGCGCTGCTGGCCCAAGCTTGAATAACTACATGCCAGGATGGTTGCCatga
- the LOC121257372 gene encoding agamous-like MADS-box protein MADS4 isoform X1, which translates to MGRGRVELKRIENKINRQVTFAKRRNGLLKKAYELSVLCDAEVALIIFSNRGKLYEFCSSSSMLKTLEKYQKCNYGAPDQTSISAREALELSSQQEYLKLKARCESLQRTQRHLLGEDLGPLSSKELESLERQLDMSLKQIRSTRTQIMLDQLTDLQHKEHMLDEANKTLRQRLMIDLQLVEGYHINSLQLNPNANDVGYDRQPAEAQGDGLIFHSLCEPTLQIGYQPDHDIAVATGAAGPSLNNYMPGWLP; encoded by the exons ATGGGGAGAGGGAGAGTGGAGCTGAAGAGGATCGAGAACAAGATCAACAGGCAGGTGACCTTTGCTAAGCGGAGGAACGGACTTTTGAAGAAAGCCTACGAGCTTTCCGTCCTTTGCGATGCCGAGGTTGCTCTCATCATCTTCTCCAATAGAGGAAAGCTGTACGAGTTTTGCAGCAGTTCAAG CATGCTCAAGACATTAGAGAAGTATCAGAAATGCAACTATGGAGCGCCAGATCAGACAAGCATATCTGCAAGGGAGGCGTTG GAGTTGAGTAGTCAGCAGGAATACTTGAAGCTTAAAGCACGTTGTGAATCCCTGCAGCGAACCCAAAG GCATCTTCTGGGAGAAGATCTTGGCCCTTTAAGCAGCAAAGAGCTAGAGTCACTAGAAAGGCAGCTGGACATGTCACTGAAGCAGATCAGATCAACACGG ACACAAATCATGCTGGATCAGCTCACTGATCTTCAACATAAG GAACATATGCTTGATGAAGCAAATAAGACGCTGAGACAAAGG CTGATGATTGATTTGCAGCTGGTGGAAGGATACCACATAAATTCACTCCAACTGAATCCAAATGCCAACGATGTTGGGTACGACCGACAACCAGCTGAAGCTCAGGGTGATGGCTTAATCTTTCATTCCTTGTGTGAACCCACGTTACAAATTGG ATATCAGCCTGATCATGATATAGCAGTCGCCACAGGCGCTGCTGGCCCAAGCTTGAATAACTACATGCCAGGATGGTTGCCatga
- the LOC121257374 gene encoding teosinte glume architecture 1-like, with protein sequence MESSSSSGSTKRARAAGNGGQVPLCLVDGCNSDLSKCGDYHRRHKVCEIHSKTSKVTIRGLEQRFCQQCSRFHSLGEFDEGKRSCRKRLDGHNRRRRKPQPESLSLNSGRLPSSYQGTRILTFSSPQLFPQGPVASSAWFGAVKVESDTAMLYNNHSQLNFFDRKNKTPDSLCHNYKEGKQFPFSQGTSSSLLPGAAVCQLPPGANFASINASSSQKEFSNELNRVINSDCALSLLSSTPAETRQVGLSQMMLQFNPSPSAQSSLVPSLQYNGLGMEGKTMSSALVNDCSSNANLHCEGMFSIGPDGSSASGPHQTHSFLWE encoded by the exons ATGgaatcatcgtcatcatcaggATCAACAAAGAGGGCTCGAGCAGCTGGGAATGGAGGCCAGGTCCCTTTATGCTTGGTTGATGGGTGTAATTCAGACCTTAGTAAATGCGGGGATTACCATCGACGTCATAAAGTATGCGAAATCCACTCTAAGACCTCAAAAGTTACAATCAGGGGTCTGGAACAACGATTCTGCCAGCAGTGCAGCAG GTTCCATTCCCTTGGGGAGTTTGATGAGGGAAAGCGAAGCTGCAGGAAACGTCTAGATGGACACAACCGACGACGTAGGAAGCCCCAACCGGAATCTCTGTCCCTAAATTCAGGAAGGCTCCCCTCCAGCTACCAAG GCACCAGAATCTTAACTTTCAGTAGTCCACAACTATTTCCGCAAGGTCCTGTAGCGAGCTCTGCTTGGTTTGGGGCTGTCAAAGTGGAGAGTGATACTGCTATGCTTTACAACAACCATTCGCAATTGAACTTCTTtgatagaaaaaacaaaactccTGATTCTTTATGCCACAATTACAAAGAAGGAAAGCAGTTCCCGTTTTCACAAGGCACTAGTTCGTCCCTCCTTCCTGGAGCTGCTGTTTGCCAACTGCCTCCGGGTGCTAATTTTGCATCCATCAATGCTAGTAGCAGCCAGAAAGAGTTCTCAAATGAATTAAACCGAGTCATCAACTCTGACtgtgctctctctcttctgTCATCAACACCAGCTGAGACTCGGCAGGTTGGTTTGAGCCAAATGATGCTGCAGTTCAACCCGAGCCCTTCGGCTCAGTCGTCCTTGGTCCCCAGCCTGCAATATAATGGTTTAGGAATGGAGGGCAAGACAATGTCTTCTGCTTTGGTTAATGACTGTAGCAGTAATGCCAACCTTCATTGCGAGGGTATGTTTTCGATTGGGCCTGATGGTTCATCTGCAAGCGGGCCTCACCAAACGCATTCCTTCTTGTGGGAGTag